Proteins encoded together in one Amblyomma americanum isolate KBUSLIRL-KWMA chromosome 1, ASM5285725v1, whole genome shotgun sequence window:
- the LOC144115455 gene encoding uncharacterized protein LOC144115455, with the protein MMKAALVLAVGLAVMAFVSCADEPEVAATEAPAAGSTEPPTTEPAADGKGKKEGKEKVEGRGGIFGPGLGYGPGIGLGYGGYGYPGLGFGGVGYPGLGYGGLGYGAGLGYGGLGYGAGYGGGYGGLGYGRLGYGGPGYGGLGYGGLGYGGLGYGGLGYGGLGYGGLGYGGAGYGGYGGGYYGAGRGYGQGGFNYGGGEAQKRVYGHTSTYGQSSSFGLQANAGSAYGAGHQAGGAGFEKAAHAGGAAGGQYGGGHIGGVVG; encoded by the exons ATGATGAAGGCAGCG CTGGTCCTCGCGGTCGGCTTGGCCGTGATGGCCTTCGTGTCGTGCGCTGACGAGCCAGAAGTCGCTGCCACCGAGGCACCGGCCGCAGGCAGCACCGAACCACCGACAACTGAGCCGGCCGCCGACGGAAAGGGCAAGAAAGAAGGCAAGGAGAAGGTCGAGGGCCGCGGCGGCATCTTCGGACCAGGCCTCGGTTACGGACCGGGAATAGGCCTTGGCTACGGTGGCTACGGCTACCCAGGTCTTGGATTCGGAGGCGTCGGCTATCCTGGTCTCGGCTACGGAGGTCTGGGTTATGGTGCCGGTCTCGGATACGGTGGTCTTGGCTATGGAGCAGGATACGGAGGCGGCTATGGAGGCCTTGGCTACGGTCGCCTCGGTTATGGAGGCCCTGGCTACGGCGGTTTAGGTTACGGCGGTCTTGGATACGGTGGTCTCGGCTACGGCGGACTTGGCTACGGTGGTCTGGGCTACGGCGGCCTGGGTTACGGCGGTGCTGGCTATGGCGGATATGGAGGCGGATACTACGGAGCCGGTCGAGGCTACGGTCAGGGTGGATTCAACTATGGTGGTGGAGAGGCTCAGAAGCGCGTGTATGGCCACACCTCAACCTATGGCCAGTCGTCCTCGTTCGGTCTGCAGGCCAACGCTGGCAGCGCGTACGGCGCAGGTCACCAGGCCGGAGGAGCCGGTTTCGAGAAGGCAGCACATGCTGGAGGAGCTGCTGGAGGACAGTACGGTGGTGGCCACATTGGCGGCGTTGTTGGCTGA